The sequence ATCCTTGGCCGGGCTTGGGCTGGATCCGGATTACCTGGAGGCGATGGGCTTTGCCTGGCTGGCGCGCCAGACCCTGGAAGGGCGGCCGGGGAACCTGGAAGCCGTCACCGGTGCTCGCGGTCCGCGCATCCTGGGCGCGATCCACCCGGCCTGAGCCTGCGAACGCCTAGATATCCGAGCCGGCCGGCAGCGCCTTCAGGGCCGCGATCGCCTCGGACAGCGCGTCCACTTCCGGCGTTGCAAAGCCGCTGCTGACTTCATGCTCGCTGACGAACAGCCCCTGTTCGATCAGTACCGTCACGGTGTGCTGCTGGGTCCAGCCCCGGGCCACGGAAACCCGGCGGATACGCTCGAGCAGTAACGGGTCGGCGTCGCGCACTATCAGGTCGGGCATCAGGACATCCCTTGGCTCTTCAAAGGCCGGCCATGATCGGAGCTGGCTCGCCGGCTTTCAAATGGACGCAGTTCACGCTTCTACCCTTGCCAGGGTGGTTGCATCCACCTCGCGGCGCAGCCACCAAGCCATCACCAGGCCTGGGATGCCCACCACCACCGACACCAGGAAGAATGTCTGCCAGCCATAGGCATCGGCCAGCACGCCGGCGAACGGGCCCACGAACACCCGACCCAGGGTGGCGAAGGCGGACAGCAGGGCGTAGTGGGTGGCCGAGAACCGGGCCCCGCACAGGCCACTGAGCAGGGCAACGAAGGCTGCCGTACCCATGCCGCCAGCGAAGTTGTCCAAGCTCAGCGCGAACAGCAGCAGGCCGTCCATCTGCGTGGGCTCGTCCAGATGCACGATCAGCAGGTTGAACGCCGGCAGGGTCAGGTGGCCCCACGCCCCAGCACCCTCGCGCGCGAGCGCGTAGAAACCCAGGTTGGAGAGCAGCTGCAGCACGCCAAAACCCAGCACCGCGTTCGACAGCCGTACCCGCAGCAGGAAGAACCCACCCACGATGGCGCCAACGATGGTCATCAGCAGGCCGATGGTCTTGTTGGCCAGGCCCACCTCGGACTGGGAGAAACCAATGCCCTTGAGCAGGAACGGCGTGGATAGGCTCAGCGCGAACGCGTCGCCAACCTTGTACAGCACCACCAGCGCCAGGAACGCCCCCGCACCACGCATGCCGAAGTAGCTGCGCAGCGATGCATTGAGCGTTTCGAACGGCACCCAGCGGGTGGCGCCCAGGCCCACGGTCATGCCTGCCACGATCTGGGTGACCACGAAACCCAACCGCACCCAGCGGTCGCTGCTGTCCGGGTCCAGCCCGATCAGCACCAGCGCCCAGTGCGCCAGCCAGGCACCCAGCGCGACGCCGGCGATCAGGGCCAGGAAGCCACGCAGCTCGTGGCCGGCCCGGGACACGGGCGCCTTGAACCGCGCCGGAAGCGGCGGCATCAGGGCTAAGGCGAGCACGCCCACGGCCACCGACAGCCCGGCCATCACCCGGTACACCTGCGGCCAGCTCTGCCACTGCTCGGCCCAGATCAGGGTGATGCCGCCGGACAGCACCATCGCCAACCGGTAGCCGAGCACGGTCAGCGAGCCGCCGAGGCCGCGCTCGGCCGGTTCCAGCAGGTCGGTGCGGTAAGCATCGATGACCACGTCCAGGGTGGCCGACAGGCAAGCCACCAGCACCGCCACGGCGGCGAACACACCCAGGCTGCGCGAGGGCGAAAGCGTGCTCATCAGCAGCAACATCGCGCCCAGGGCGAGCAGCAACAGGACGATCCAGCCACGACGCCTGCCCAGCACCGGCAGGTCGAAGCGGTCGATCAGCGGTGCCCACAGGAACTTGAAGGTGTAAGGAATGCCGATCAGCGCCAGGAAGCCCAGCGTCACCAGATCCACGCTATCCACGGTCAGCCAGGCCTGCATCGCCCCGCCGGTCAGCGCCAACGGCAGGCCGGAGGCAAATCCCAGCAGCAGGATCACGAACAGCCGCCGCAGGCGCTGCGGCAGGCCATGCGGCGCCGCCACCATCTTGTCACTCATTCGGCGTAGTCCACGGTGAACGGCGCATGGTCGGAGAAGCGCTCGTCACGGTAGATCGAGCAGGCGCGCAGGCGCTCGCGCAGCGCCGGGGTGACGAACTGGTAATCGATGCGCCAACCAACATTGTTGGCGCGGGCCGCGCCGCGGTTGCTCCACCACGTGTAGTCCTGCCCGGTGGGATGCAGCACGCGGTAGGCATCGCTCCAGCCACGGCCGCTGGCCGGGTCCGGCGCGTCGCCGGCGTCGGCGCACAGCTGGTTGAGCCACTCGCGTTCTTCCGGCAGGCAGCCGGAATTCTTCTGGTTGGACTTCCAGTTGCGGATGTCCAGCGCGGTGCGGACGATGTTCCAGTCACCGCACAGCACGTAGTCGCGGCCGCTGCGCAGCCACTGGTCCAGAACCGGACGCAGCCATTCCATGACCTCGAACTTGAACCCCTGGCGCAGCTCGCCCGAGCTGCCCGACGGAATGTAGAACGAGACCACGCTCAGGTTGCCGTAGCGCGCCTCGATGTAGCGGCCCTCGTCGTCGAACGGCGCCCAGCCCAGCGAGGTCAGCACCTCGTCCGGCTCGCGTTTGCTGTAGATCGCCACGCCGCTGTAGCCCTTCTTGGTGATGGCATCGCGGTAGAAGCAGTGGTGGCCGTCGGGACGGAACATCGGGTCGGACAGCTGCGATTCCTGGGCCTTGGTTTCCTGCAGGCACAGCACGTCGGCATCCTGCTGCCGGAACCAGTCGAGGAAACCCTTGGTGGCGGCCGAGCGGATGCCGTTGGCGTTGAAGCTGATGATGCGCATGGAAAACCGTAAACCCGGGCAAAGACCGGCAAAGCATACCGCTCGGGCCAGCATTCCCGGGGGCCATGCTTTACGCTTTACGCCTTTCCGCACGAGCGACGGCATCCATGAGCGATCACCGCACCCGTTTCCTGCAGCTTGCGCTGGGCGCCGACGCGCTGCGCTTTGGCCAGTTCACCCTCAAGTCCGGCCGCCTGAGCCCGTACTTCTTCAATGCCGGCCGCTTTGACTCGGGCCTGCGCATGGCTGGCCTGGCCGCCTGCTATGCCGATGCCATCGACGAGGCCGGGCTGGAGTTCGAACTGCTGTTCGGGCCGGCCTACAAGGGCATCCCGCTGGCGACCGCTGTAGCCTGTGAATACGCGCGCCGCGGCCGCGACCTGCCGCTGTCCTTCAACCGAAAGGAGGCCAAGGACCATGGCGAGGGTGGCACCCTGATCGGCGCGGACATGGCCGGCAAGCGTGTGCTGATCCTGGATGACGTGATCACCGCCGGCACCGCGATCCGCGAGGCGCTGGCGATCATCCGCGCCGCCGGTGGCCGTCCGGCCGGCATCGTGGTCGCGCTGGACCGCCAGGAAGTGGCTTCCGAGCAGGATCCGCGCTCGGCCGCGCAAGCCGTGGCCGAGGAAACCGGCATCCCGGTGGTGGCCGTGGCCAACCTCGGCGACCTGCTTGCATTCGCTTCCGGAAACCCGGAACTTGTTGGCTTCCGCGAACCGCTGCTGGCCTACCGGGCCCGCTACGGAATCCAGTCTGGCTGACAGCAGGGGGCTGCCATGATGCCGATCCGCAACACTCCACGCGTTCTGGGGCTGGCCGTGCTGGCCGCGATGGCGCTGCCTGCCAACGCCTCCGCCCAGACGGTGAACAAGAAGCTGTATTGCTGGGACCAGGCCGGGCAGCGCATCTGCTCGGACACGCTGCCGCCGGAAGCGGTCAATGCAGCGCGCGACGAGTTCAACGCGCGCAGCGGCCTGCGCAGTGCCGAGGTCGAGCGCGCGCTCACCGCCGAGGAACGCGCGGCCGCGGCGGTGGCCGAGGCCCAGGAGCGTGCCGACCGCGCCGCCGAGGAAACCCGGCGCCGCACCGAACAGGCGATGCTGGTCACCTACCAGAACGAGGACGCCCTGCGCCGCGTGTTCAACGAGCGCATCGGCATCATCGACAACAACATCCAGACCGCACGCTACAACGTGGCCAGCCTGCGCGAGGCGCTGGTGGCGCAGCTGCGCAATGCCGGCGACCGCGAGCTGGCCGGGCAGAAGGTGGCCGACAAGCAGGCCGAGGACATCACCCTGCGGCACCGCGAACTGCTGGCACAGCAGCGCCAGCAGCGCTCGTTCGAGCAGCAGCGCGTGGCGTTGGATGCGGAGATCGAGGAAACCCTGCAGCGCTACCGCCTGCTCAAGGGCATTGCCGCCGCCGATACCCCCTGATTCGGGATCGACGCGCGTGAAACAGGAAGGGCGGCCAGTGGCCGCCCTTCCTCATTCCATCAGAACCCGGCTTCGATGCCGGGCAACAACGACTGCAGCTGGCTGCGGAACAGGTCCTTGATCCGTTCCAGCGCGGCGTTGTCAACGGCCTCGAAGCGCAACACCAGCACCGGAGTGGTGTTGGAAGCACGCAGCAGGCCCCAGCCATCGCTGAAGTCGGCACGCAGGCCGTCGATGGTGGACAGGCGCGCGCCGGCGAACGGCGATTCCTCGGCCTGCGCGGCGGCCATGAACAGGCCCACCAGCGCGTGCGGGGTGTCGGCCTCGACCGGCACCTTGATCTCCGGCGTGGAAACGCTGTCGGGCAGCTCGCCCAGCACTTCGGACGGTTCCTCCTCGCGCTGGGCCAACACCTCGAGCAGGCGCGCGGCCGCATACAGGCCGTCGTCGAAGCCGTACCAGCGCTCCTTGAAGAAGAAGTGGCCGCTCATCTCGCCGGCCAGTTCGGCATCGGTCTCGCGCATCTTGGCCTTGATCAGCGAATGCCCGGTCTTCCACATCAGCGGGCTGCCGCCATGGCGCAGCACGTAGTCGGACAGCTTGCCGCTGCACTTGACGTCGTAGATCACCAGCGCGCCCGGGTTACGCTGCAGCACGTCGGCGGCGAACAGCATCAGCAGGCGGTCGGCGTAGATGACCCGGCCCTCGCGGGTGACCACGCCCAGGCGGTCGCCGTCGCCATCGAAGGCCAGGCCGAGGTCGGCGTCGAAGCGCCGGACCGTCTGCACCAGGTCCTCGAGGTTGCGCGGATCACTCGGGTCCGGATGGTGGTTGGGGAAGGTCCCGTCAACATCGCAGTACAGCGGGATGACCTCGGCGCCGATCGCCTCGAGCAGGCGCGGGCCGATCTCGCCGGCCACGCCGTTGCCGGCATCAACCACCACCTTGAGTGGCCGGTCCAGCTGTACGTCATCGGCGATGCGCTGGATGTAGTCGGCATCGACCTCGCGCTGCTGCACGCTGCCCGGGTGAGCGGCCACGTGCAGGCGGCCCTCGCTGATGCGCTGGTAGATCTCGGTGATCGTCGCCCCGGACAGGGTCTCGCCGCCGATGACGACCTTGAAGCCGTTGTATTCGGGCGGATTGTGGCTGCCGGTGACGGCCACGCAGCTGCCCGCGCGCAGGTGGTAGCTGGCGAAGTACACCACCGGCGTCGGCGCCAGGCCGATGTCGATGACGTCGCAGCCGGCCAGGCGCAGGCCTTCGATCAGCGCCTCGCTCAGTTCCGGGCCGGACAGCCGGCCGTCGCGGCCGACGACGATGTCGCGCAGTCCCTGGCCCTGCATCATGCTGCCGATGGCCTGGCCGATCAGCGTGGCGACCGCCGGAGTCAGCTCGCTGCCGACCACGCCACGGATGTCGTAGGCACGGAAGATGCCCGGCGCCACCTCGATGCCGACGCCGCTGTCGCTGCCCTCGACCCGGGTGCTGGCCGCCACCGGCAGCGGTTCCTGCTCCAGGCTCTCGCGCAGGGTCGGGCCTGTCTCGGTCTCGACCTCGACCTTCTTGCGCCGCACGAACCTGTCCGGCCCGAGCAGCAAAAGCACCGCGACCAGGGCCAGCAGCGCAGCCACGATCGCGCACGGAATCACACCCATGCCCAGCGGCCCCGGCTCGACGTCGGGCATGGCCGCGGCCACGCGCAGGCCGGTGTCGCCGACCGGTCGCGCCAGTGCCTCGGCACCACCGGCACCGATGGCAGAATTGCCCTGTTCGACGACGTTGTGGTTGCCCTGGCGCAGCGCCAGATAGGCACTGCCCGGGGAGTGGATGCCGTCAAACACGCTGGTCAGCCGCTGCAGCGGCAGGCGTACGTAAACCACCGCCGGGGTCTTGCCCAGCTCGGCCGGGGCGGCCACGCCCAGGCGCTGGCTGCCCGCGTCACGGACCACGCGCACGACCGGCTTCTGGTCGCGCAGGGCGGTTTCCAGCAGCGCCAGGCGCGAATAACCAAAGTTGGCGGCATCGGCATAGGCGACATCCAGCGCGCTGGCCATCACCTGCACGTCCTCGGCGCCAGGCCAGTTGCCTCGCACGGTCACGGCCGCGGCATCGGCGTCGCCGCCGGCCAGCGCGGCTTTCACTTCCGCGAGGGCCAGCACCTTGGTCATCTGCGCCGCCTGTTCGGTCATGGCCTGGTGCAGGCCGACGACCGCGGCGTCACGCGCCTCTTCCAGTGCCACCCCGATGGCGTCATTGCGCCACTGGCTGTAGGCGCTCCAGCCAAACCATCCAGCCAGCAACAACAGCATGACGGCCAGCAGCCTGGACGTACGTCCCAGGTCCGCGCCGGCGCGCTTGCCTTGATTCGCATCGCTCATGTTGACATCCCCTGTCAGCGCACCCCGGTATGGCCGAATCCACCCGTTCCCCGTGCGCTGTCGATGAAAGTATCCACTACCTGCAGGCTCACGCGGGCGATCGGCAGCACCACCAGCTGTGCAATGCGGTCGCCGGGCTCGATGGTGAAGCTTTCCCGGCCGCGGTTCCAGATGCTGATCAGCAGCGGGCCTTGGTAATCGGCGTCGATCAGGCCGGTGCCGTTGCCGAGCACGATGCCGTGGCGATGGCCAAGCCCGGAGCGCGGCAGGATCACCGCGCACAGGCCCGGATCGGCGATGTGGATGGCGATGCCCGAAGGCACCAGGGCGGCATCGCCCGGGGCCAGCGTCATCGGCACATCGATCGCCGCGCGCAGGTCCATGCCGGCGCTGGCCTCGGTGGCATAGGCCGGTAGCGGCCAGGCATCACCAAAGCGCGGATCCAGCAGCTTGACCTGCAAGGGCTGCGGTGCGGGATTCGTGCTCATGCGTGCAGCCTCTCTGCGATCAGTTCCAGCAGTTGCGTGGCCAGTTCGGTCTTGGCGGTGGCCGGAAAGGCACGCTCGCCGTCGGCCCAGTAGGCCACGGCCGCGTTCTGGTCGCTCTCGAAGCCGCTGCCGCTGATGCCGACCTGGTTGGCGATGATCAGGTCCAGGCGCTTGTCGGCGAGCTTGCCGCGCGCATAGCGCTCCACATCATGGGTTTCGGCGGCAAACCCGACCACCAGCTTCAGCGCCTGGGTCTGGGTGGCGACTTCGGCCAGGATGTCGGCGGTGCGCACCAGCTCCAGGGTCAGGGTGGTGTTGTCGCTGGTCTTCTTCATCTTCTGCGACAGCACCTTGCGCGGGGTGTAATCGGCCACCGCAGCGGCGCCGATATAGATGTCGGCCGGCAGCGCGGCCAGCACCGCCTCGCGCATCTGCGCGGCCGAGCGCACGTCCACTCGGCGCACGCCGGCCGGGGTGGCCAGCTGCACCGGTCCGCTGACCAGCACCACCTCGGCGCCCTGGCGGGCAGCGGCGGCGGCCAGGGCATAGCCCATCTTGCCGCTGCTGCGGTTGCCCACGTAACGCACCGGATCGATGTCCTCGTAGGTGGGACCGGCACTGATCACGACCTTCAGTCCGGCCAGCGCAGCCGGGGTCGCCGGCGCCGCGCCCTGCCCGCGGATCCCGGCCAGGGCCTGGACGATCGCCACCGGTTCGCTGAGCCGGCCCGGGCCGGACTCGCCTTCGGCCAGCGGGCCGTCTTCCGGGCCGATCACCTGGGCGCCGCGCTCGCGCAACAGGGCGATGTTGGCCTGGGTGGCCGGATGCAGCCACATGCGGTGGTTCATCGCCGGGCACACCGTCAGTGGCGCGGTCGTGGCCAGGCACAGGGTGGTGACCAGGTCATCGGCATGGCCGTGGGCCAGCCGCGCCAGCAGGTCGGCCGTGGCCGGGGCGACCACGATGCGGTCGGCCCAGCGGGCCAGCTCGATGTGGCCCATGGCCTGCTCGGCAGCGCTGTCCCACAGCGTGGTGCGGCTCGGGTGGCCCGACAGGGCCTGGAAGCTCAACGGGGTGACGAACTGCTGGGCCCCTTCGGTCATGGCCACCTGTACCTGCGCGCCGGCATCACGCAGGCGGCGTACCAGGTCCAGGGATTTGTAGGCCGCAATGCCGCCGCCAACGCACAACAGGAGCTTCTGTCCTTCCAGCGGCCGCACGCCGGCCGGGGTACCAGGGGAAGAGGCAGTCACGTGGGGTTATTCCTACCCATACAAGGGCCGTTAGCTTAACTGATGGGTCTGGCGCGGCTGATGCCGATTCCGCGGGCGCAGCGGCACATTCGCCATATGCACATCCGCGACTGGCCCAGCACCGAACGTCCCCGCGAAAAGCTGCTCGCCCAAGGGCCGCGCTCGCTGTCCGACGCCGAGCTGCTGGCGATCTTCCTCGGCTCCGGGCTGCGCGGACGCGACGCGGTGCAGACCTCGCGCGAGCTGCTGCGCGAACACGGTCCGCTGCGGCGCCTGCTGGACCGCGAGCCCGGCGACCTGGCCCGCCTGCCAGGCCTCGGTCCGGCCCGGGCCTGCAAGCTGGCCGCGGCGCTGGAGCTGGGCCAGCGCCACCTCGCCGCCGACCTCGAGCGCGGCGCCACCCTGACCGACCCGATGGCCGCCGGCCGCTACTTCGCCCAGCGCCTGCGGCCCCGCCCGAACGAGGTCTTCGCCGCGCTGTTCCTGGACACCCGGCACCGGGCGCTGGCCTTCGAGGAACTGTTCACCGGCACCATCGACGGCGCCGAGGTGCATCCACGCGAGGTGGTGCGGCGGGCACTGGCGCACAACGCGGCGGCGGTGATCGTTGGCCACAACCACCCTTCCGGTAACCCCGAGCCCTCAGCGGCCGACCGCGCGGTCACCGAGCGCCTGCGCCATGCCCTGGGGCTGCTGGAAGTCCGGCTGCTGGACCATTTCGTGATCGGCGACGGCGCACCAGTATCGCTGGCCGCCCGCGGCTGGCTCTGAAGCCCTTGCGCGGCGGGCCCCGCGGCGGTGGACAGGCAACTGAACCGTTCCCCGGTCCGTACGCGGCCGGGTCGGGTAAAATGCCCAGTTCCGCGCTTCAAGCAGACCTGACGTGAAACCCCTACTCCGAGCCCTGATCGGCCAAGGCATCGAAGCCTTGCGCGCCAACGGCACCCTGCCTGCCGACACCCTGCCGCCGGACTTCGTGGTCGAGCGGCCCAAGACCCGCGAACACGGCGACTTCGCCACCAACGCCGCGATGCTGCTGGCCAAGGCCGCGCGCACCAATCCGCGTGCCGTGGCCCAGGCGCTGGTCGAGGCGCTGCCGCACAGCGACGACGTCAGCCGCGTGGAGATCGCCGGACCGGGTTTCATCAATTTCCACCTGGCCCCGAGCGCCTTCCAGCGCGAAGTGGCCAGCGTGATCCGCGAAGGCACCGACTACGGCCGCAACCTGTCTGGCAACGGCCGCACGGTGGGCGTCGAGTACGTGTCGGCCAACCCGACCGGCCCGCTGCACGTCGGCCACGGCCGCGCCGGCGCGATCGGCGACTGCATCGCCCGCGTGCTGGAAGCCAACGGCTGGAACGCCAGGCGCGAGTTCTACTACAACGACGCCGGCGTGCAGATCGAGAACCTGGCCGTGTCCGTGCAGGCCCGCGCCCGTGGCATCAAGCCCGATGAGGCCGGCTGGCCGGAAGCCGGCTACCGCGGCCATTACATCCAGGACGTGGCCGACGCCTACCTGGCCCGCGCCACCGTGGACCTGGAAGGCCACAAGGTGGTGGGCGAGGGCGACGTCGAGAACCTCGAGGCGATCCGCCGTTTCGCCGTGGCCTACCTGCGCAACGAGCAGAACCTGGACCTGGCCGCGTTCGGCGTGGACTTCGACATCTACTTCCTGGAGAGCTCGCTGTATTCGGACGGCAAGGTCGCCGAGACCGTCGAGCGCCTGGTGCAGTCGGGCCACACCTACGAGGAAGGCGGCGCGCTGTGGCTGCGCTCCACCGACTTCGGTGACGACAAGGACCGCGTGATGCGCAAGTCCGACGGCACCTACACCTACTTCCTGCCGGACGTGGCCTACCACCTGTCCAAGTGGCAGCGCGGCTACGAGCGCGCGATCACCGAGCTGGGTGCCGACCACCACGGCTCG is a genomic window of Stenotrophomonas sp. Marseille-Q4652 containing:
- a CDS encoding MFS transporter, with product MSDKMVAAPHGLPQRLRRLFVILLLGFASGLPLALTGGAMQAWLTVDSVDLVTLGFLALIGIPYTFKFLWAPLIDRFDLPVLGRRRGWIVLLLLALGAMLLLMSTLSPSRSLGVFAAVAVLVACLSATLDVVIDAYRTDLLEPAERGLGGSLTVLGYRLAMVLSGGITLIWAEQWQSWPQVYRVMAGLSVAVGVLALALMPPLPARFKAPVSRAGHELRGFLALIAGVALGAWLAHWALVLIGLDPDSSDRWVRLGFVVTQIVAGMTVGLGATRWVPFETLNASLRSYFGMRGAGAFLALVVLYKVGDAFALSLSTPFLLKGIGFSQSEVGLANKTIGLLMTIVGAIVGGFFLLRVRLSNAVLGFGVLQLLSNLGFYALAREGAGAWGHLTLPAFNLLIVHLDEPTQMDGLLLFALSLDNFAGGMGTAAFVALLSGLCGARFSATHYALLSAFATLGRVFVGPFAGVLADAYGWQTFFLVSVVVGIPGLVMAWWLRREVDATTLARVEA
- a CDS encoding phosphomannomutase/phosphoglucomutase, which encodes MSDANQGKRAGADLGRTSRLLAVMLLLLAGWFGWSAYSQWRNDAIGVALEEARDAAVVGLHQAMTEQAAQMTKVLALAEVKAALAGGDADAAAVTVRGNWPGAEDVQVMASALDVAYADAANFGYSRLALLETALRDQKPVVRVVRDAGSQRLGVAAPAELGKTPAVVYVRLPLQRLTSVFDGIHSPGSAYLALRQGNHNVVEQGNSAIGAGGAEALARPVGDTGLRVAAAMPDVEPGPLGMGVIPCAIVAALLALVAVLLLLGPDRFVRRKKVEVETETGPTLRESLEQEPLPVAASTRVEGSDSGVGIEVAPGIFRAYDIRGVVGSELTPAVATLIGQAIGSMMQGQGLRDIVVGRDGRLSGPELSEALIEGLRLAGCDVIDIGLAPTPVVYFASYHLRAGSCVAVTGSHNPPEYNGFKVVIGGETLSGATITEIYQRISEGRLHVAAHPGSVQQREVDADYIQRIADDVQLDRPLKVVVDAGNGVAGEIGPRLLEAIGAEVIPLYCDVDGTFPNHHPDPSDPRNLEDLVQTVRRFDADLGLAFDGDGDRLGVVTREGRVIYADRLLMLFAADVLQRNPGALVIYDVKCSGKLSDYVLRHGGSPLMWKTGHSLIKAKMRETDAELAGEMSGHFFFKERWYGFDDGLYAAARLLEVLAQREEEPSEVLGELPDSVSTPEIKVPVEADTPHALVGLFMAAAQAEESPFAGARLSTIDGLRADFSDGWGLLRASNTTPVLVLRFEAVDNAALERIKDLFRSQLQSLLPGIEAGF
- the pyrE gene encoding orotate phosphoribosyltransferase; the encoded protein is MSDHRTRFLQLALGADALRFGQFTLKSGRLSPYFFNAGRFDSGLRMAGLAACYADAIDEAGLEFELLFGPAYKGIPLATAVACEYARRGRDLPLSFNRKEAKDHGEGGTLIGADMAGKRVLILDDVITAGTAIREALAIIRAAGGRPAGIVVALDRQEVASEQDPRSAAQAVAEETGIPVVAVANLGDLLAFASGNPELVGFREPLLAYRARYGIQSG
- the dut gene encoding dUTP diphosphatase; the protein is MSTNPAPQPLQVKLLDPRFGDAWPLPAYATEASAGMDLRAAIDVPMTLAPGDAALVPSGIAIHIADPGLCAVILPRSGLGHRHGIVLGNGTGLIDADYQGPLLISIWNRGRESFTIEPGDRIAQLVVLPIARVSLQVVDTFIDSARGTGGFGHTGVR
- the radC gene encoding DNA repair protein RadC, with the translated sequence MHIRDWPSTERPREKLLAQGPRSLSDAELLAIFLGSGLRGRDAVQTSRELLREHGPLRRLLDREPGDLARLPGLGPARACKLAAALELGQRHLAADLERGATLTDPMAAGRYFAQRLRPRPNEVFAALFLDTRHRALAFEELFTGTIDGAEVHPREVVRRALAHNAAAVIVGHNHPSGNPEPSAADRAVTERLRHALGLLEVRLLDHFVIGDGAPVSLAARGWL
- a CDS encoding exodeoxyribonuclease III, whose protein sequence is MRIISFNANGIRSAATKGFLDWFRQQDADVLCLQETKAQESQLSDPMFRPDGHHCFYRDAITKKGYSGVAIYSKREPDEVLTSLGWAPFDDEGRYIEARYGNLSVVSFYIPSGSSGELRQGFKFEVMEWLRPVLDQWLRSGRDYVLCGDWNIVRTALDIRNWKSNQKNSGCLPEEREWLNQLCADAGDAPDPASGRGWSDAYRVLHPTGQDYTWWSNRGAARANNVGWRIDYQFVTPALRERLRACSIYRDERFSDHAPFTVDYAE
- the argS gene encoding arginine--tRNA ligase — its product is MKPLLRALIGQGIEALRANGTLPADTLPPDFVVERPKTREHGDFATNAAMLLAKAARTNPRAVAQALVEALPHSDDVSRVEIAGPGFINFHLAPSAFQREVASVIREGTDYGRNLSGNGRTVGVEYVSANPTGPLHVGHGRAGAIGDCIARVLEANGWNARREFYYNDAGVQIENLAVSVQARARGIKPDEAGWPEAGYRGHYIQDVADAYLARATVDLEGHKVVGEGDVENLEAIRRFAVAYLRNEQNLDLAAFGVDFDIYFLESSLYSDGKVAETVERLVQSGHTYEEGGALWLRSTDFGDDKDRVMRKSDGTYTYFLPDVAYHLSKWQRGYERAITELGADHHGSLARVRAGLQALDVGIPKGWPEYVLHQMVTVMRGGEEVKLSKRAGSYFTLRDLIEEAGRDATRWFLIARKPDSQLTFDIDLARQQSNDNPVFYVQYAHARVCSLLRQAQEKGLVYSQPEGLAALSLLDDTASLELMNEISRYPEVVEAAGLALEPHLVAQYLRELANAFHTWYHGTPVLVDDAAARNAKLALACAARQALANGLNVLGVSAPEKM
- the coaBC gene encoding bifunctional phosphopantothenoylcysteine decarboxylase/phosphopantothenate--cysteine ligase CoaBC gives rise to the protein MTASSPGTPAGVRPLEGQKLLLCVGGGIAAYKSLDLVRRLRDAGAQVQVAMTEGAQQFVTPLSFQALSGHPSRTTLWDSAAEQAMGHIELARWADRIVVAPATADLLARLAHGHADDLVTTLCLATTAPLTVCPAMNHRMWLHPATQANIALLRERGAQVIGPEDGPLAEGESGPGRLSEPVAIVQALAGIRGQGAAPATPAALAGLKVVISAGPTYEDIDPVRYVGNRSSGKMGYALAAAAARQGAEVVLVSGPVQLATPAGVRRVDVRSAAQMREAVLAALPADIYIGAAAVADYTPRKVLSQKMKKTSDNTTLTLELVRTADILAEVATQTQALKLVVGFAAETHDVERYARGKLADKRLDLIIANQVGISGSGFESDQNAAVAYWADGERAFPATAKTELATQLLELIAERLHA